Proteins found in one Oribacterium sp. oral taxon 102 genomic segment:
- the def gene encoding peptide deformylase has protein sequence MALRTIRIDGDPILEKECKPVRELTERTRELIQDMFETMYREQGVGLAAPQVGILKQIFVVDIGDGNRFVCINPELTPIGEELQTGEEGCLSIPGKQGIVTRPMRVHVRARNEDFAAIEFDAEGFLARAMQHENDHLHGILYRTKAEGELEDVEYEELVEENTEEEGNEAALG, from the coding sequence ATGGCGTTGAGAACGATTCGCATAGACGGAGATCCGATCCTGGAGAAGGAATGCAAGCCGGTGCGGGAGCTGACAGAGCGCACCCGGGAGCTGATTCAGGATATGTTTGAAACGATGTACAGGGAGCAGGGGGTCGGACTCGCCGCCCCGCAGGTCGGCATATTGAAGCAGATCTTCGTTGTGGACATCGGAGACGGGAACCGATTTGTCTGCATCAATCCGGAGCTTACGCCGATCGGAGAGGAGCTGCAGACCGGAGAGGAGGGCTGCCTCTCCATTCCGGGCAAGCAGGGCATCGTAACCCGCCCGATGCGGGTACATGTCAGGGCGAGAAATGAGGATTTTGCGGCGATCGAGTTCGACGCGGAGGGCTTCCTCGCCCGTGCGATGCAGCACGAGAACGATCACCTCCACGGCATCCTTTATCGCACAAAGGCCGAGGGAGAGCTGGAGGACGTGGAGTACGAGGAGCTGGTGGAGGAGAATACGGAGGAAGAGGGAAACGAGGCGGCGCTCGGCTGA
- the fmt gene encoding methionyl-tRNA formyltransferase, whose translation MRIVFMGTPDFAVATLAALVRAGHEIPLVVTQPDRPRGRHGALQKSEVRLFAEAQGIPVITPERLRQDTAAQEQLREIAPELIAVTAFGQILPREVLEIPRYGCINVHASLLPKYRGASPIQWAVLNGDERAGVTTMMMDVGLDDGDILEQASIPLDKRETGGSLFRKLAPLGGELLVKTIADLEAGTMPRTPQNALEATKVGMFTKQSGRIDWSESAEKIERMVRGLNPWPSAFTELRGRQLKLWETELADSAALSGEGVRCCAALPGNGSLYTDGRVLYARCGEGVLRILELQLEGKKRMRTEEFLRGYQF comes from the coding sequence ATGAGAATCGTATTTATGGGGACGCCGGATTTTGCGGTGGCCACGCTGGCGGCGCTGGTGCGGGCGGGACATGAGATCCCGCTCGTGGTGACGCAGCCGGATAGGCCGAGAGGACGGCACGGAGCACTGCAGAAGTCAGAGGTGCGTCTCTTCGCGGAGGCGCAGGGGATACCGGTGATTACGCCGGAGAGGCTCCGGCAGGATACGGCGGCACAGGAGCAGCTCCGCGAAATCGCGCCGGAGCTGATTGCGGTTACGGCATTCGGACAGATTCTCCCGAGAGAGGTGCTGGAGATCCCGCGCTACGGCTGCATCAATGTGCATGCTTCACTCCTTCCGAAGTACCGCGGCGCATCGCCGATCCAGTGGGCGGTGCTGAACGGGGACGAGCGCGCAGGCGTCACGACGATGATGATGGATGTCGGACTGGACGATGGGGATATCCTCGAGCAGGCTTCCATCCCGCTGGACAAGAGGGAGACGGGCGGCAGCCTTTTCCGTAAGCTTGCGCCGCTCGGCGGGGAGCTCCTCGTGAAGACGATCGCGGATCTCGAGGCAGGGACGATGCCGCGGACGCCGCAGAATGCGCTGGAGGCGACGAAGGTCGGGATGTTCACGAAGCAGAGCGGACGGATCGATTGGAGCGAGAGTGCGGAGAAGATTGAACGGATGGTGCGCGGGCTGAATCCCTGGCCGTCGGCATTTACAGAGCTCCGCGGCAGGCAGCTGAAGCTCTGGGAGACGGAGCTTGCGGACAGCGCGGCGCTTTCCGGAGAAGGTGTCCGCTGCTGTGCCGCGCTTCCGGGTAACGGCAGTCTCTATACGGATGGCAGGGTGCTCTATGCGCGCTGCGGAGAGGGCGTGCTCCGGATCCTCGAGCTGCAGCTGGAGGGAAAGAAGAGGATGAGGACAGAGGAGTTTCTTCGGGGGTATCAATTCTGA
- a CDS encoding transcription antitermination factor NusB, translating into MQERREVQGGGGKEERRHSAPAMQGRRPAGGRQDGRRRGRQDSIAARRGAAAPHPRTESSREDPRAVALAVLMDILEDGRFSHLALRETLRKYPSMPERDRAFLTRLCEGTIELSIQLDYLLNDYSKIKVKKMKPLIRNILRIGAYQILYMDRVPDSAAVNESVKLCKKRGLSGLSAYVNAVLRSIEREKAQIFERLRNEEETPLFIRYSLPEWLFEYLVLCYGRGETIRMGEYFLSEENRSFVRYRDGHSAQLGGNLSERADFKSGEMTVQDYSSQQVGLLADPKPGDLVVDLCAAPGGKACHIAELLKGNGEVSARDLSKEKTVLIEENRRRLRLTNLKTKVWDARIRDESLLTPDGEGRADIVLCDLPCSGLGILKKKPDIRYSASLDGIRGLQALQREILTVAKDYVRRGGRLLYSTCTLTREENEQNRDFIERELGLRLLREQKLLPGQPSDGFYIAEFKKE; encoded by the coding sequence ATGCAGGAAAGAAGAGAAGTGCAAGGCGGCGGAGGGAAAGAGGAGAGGCGGCACAGTGCGCCGGCTATGCAGGGCAGACGCCCGGCAGGCGGCAGGCAGGACGGGAGGAGGCGCGGCAGGCAGGACAGCATAGCGGCGCGAAGGGGAGCTGCTGCGCCGCACCCCCGGACGGAGAGCAGCAGGGAGGATCCGCGTGCTGTGGCGCTCGCTGTCCTGATGGATATTCTGGAGGATGGCAGATTTTCGCATCTTGCCCTCCGGGAGACCCTGCGGAAGTATCCCTCTATGCCTGAGCGCGACCGCGCTTTCCTTACGCGGCTCTGTGAGGGAACAATCGAGCTTTCGATCCAGCTGGACTATCTCCTGAACGATTATTCGAAGATAAAGGTGAAGAAGATGAAGCCGCTGATTCGGAACATTCTTCGCATAGGCGCGTATCAGATCCTCTATATGGACAGGGTGCCGGACAGCGCCGCTGTCAACGAGTCAGTAAAGCTCTGCAAGAAAAGGGGGCTCAGCGGACTTTCTGCCTATGTCAATGCGGTGCTCCGCAGCATCGAGCGGGAAAAGGCGCAGATTTTCGAGCGGCTTCGAAACGAAGAGGAAACGCCGCTTTTCATCCGCTATAGTCTTCCGGAATGGCTCTTTGAATATCTCGTCCTGTGCTATGGCAGAGGGGAGACGATCCGCATGGGGGAGTATTTTCTCTCAGAGGAGAATCGGAGCTTCGTGCGCTACCGTGACGGGCACAGCGCGCAGCTTGGCGGCAACCTTTCGGAGCGGGCTGATTTCAAGTCCGGAGAGATGACGGTACAGGATTACAGTTCACAGCAGGTCGGGCTGCTCGCTGATCCTAAGCCGGGGGATCTGGTCGTGGATCTCTGCGCGGCGCCGGGCGGCAAGGCATGTCATATCGCGGAGCTGCTCAAGGGGAACGGCGAGGTTTCGGCGCGGGATCTCTCGAAGGAGAAAACGGTGCTGATTGAGGAGAACCGCCGACGGCTTCGTCTCACGAATCTGAAAACCAAGGTCTGGGATGCACGGATAAGGGATGAGAGTCTGCTTACGCCGGACGGGGAAGGCAGGGCGGATATCGTGCTCTGCGACCTCCCCTGCTCCGGACTCGGCATCCTGAAAAAGAAGCCGGATATCCGTTACAGCGCGAGTCTTGACGGGATACGGGGGCTGCAGGCGCTGCAGCGGGAAATATTGACGGTCGCGAAGGACTATGTCCGGCGGGGCGGACGGCTTCTCTACTCGACCTGCACGCTCACGCGGGAGGAGAATGAGCAGAACCGGGACTTCATCGAGAGGGAGCTGGGGCTTCGGTTGCTGCGGGAACAGAAGCTGCTGCCGGGACAGCCCTCGGACGGCTTCTATATCGCAGAATTCAAAAAGGAATAA
- the rlmN gene encoding 23S rRNA (adenine(2503)-C(2))-methyltransferase RlmN, protein MNEIKKSLRDLELGELTEILLEAGEQAFRAKQLYAWLHRKLAGSYAEMTNLGTALREKLSRSYSVALPEPVAVPESKLDGTKKFIFRLEDGHVIESVWMKYRHGNSVCISSQVGCRMGCRFCASTLDGLARSLSSGEMLAQIYQIQRLTRERVSNVVVMGSGEPLDNYPELTRFLRMISDENGLHISQRNITVSTCGLPSEIRQLASEGYAITLALSLHAPNDTVRQTLMPIARRYSLQEVLPAMEYYFEKTGRRVTFEYSVVQGVNDTEDEARELARLLGNWKRGGSCQCHVNLIPVNPIRERGWKRPERRSVEAFRQLLCRNGINATIRREMGSDISGACGQLRRDYLREETAER, encoded by the coding sequence ATGAATGAAATAAAGAAATCGCTTCGTGATCTGGAGCTTGGCGAGCTCACCGAAATTCTCCTCGAAGCGGGAGAGCAGGCATTCCGTGCGAAGCAGCTCTATGCGTGGCTGCATCGGAAGCTCGCCGGCAGCTATGCGGAAATGACGAATCTGGGGACGGCACTTCGGGAGAAGCTCAGCCGCAGCTATTCTGTCGCGTTGCCGGAGCCTGTCGCGGTGCCGGAATCGAAGCTGGACGGTACGAAGAAGTTTATCTTCCGGCTGGAGGACGGGCATGTGATCGAATCGGTCTGGATGAAGTACCGGCATGGCAATTCGGTCTGCATTTCCAGTCAGGTCGGCTGCCGCATGGGCTGTCGCTTCTGCGCCTCCACGCTGGACGGGCTCGCGCGGAGCCTCAGCAGCGGAGAGATGCTTGCGCAGATCTATCAGATTCAGAGGCTGACCCGCGAGCGGGTTTCCAATGTCGTCGTCATGGGCTCCGGCGAGCCGCTGGACAATTATCCGGAGCTGACGCGCTTTCTCCGCATGATCTCGGATGAGAACGGACTGCATATTTCTCAGAGGAATATCACTGTCTCGACCTGCGGGCTGCCGTCTGAGATCCGGCAGCTCGCTTCGGAGGGCTATGCCATTACTTTGGCGCTCAGTCTCCATGCGCCGAACGATACGGTGCGGCAGACGCTGATGCCGATCGCGAGGCGTTATTCCCTCCAGGAGGTGCTTCCGGCGATGGAATACTATTTTGAGAAGACCGGACGCCGCGTCACCTTCGAATATTCCGTAGTGCAGGGCGTAAACGACACGGAGGATGAGGCAAGGGAGCTTGCGCGGCTGCTCGGGAACTGGAAGCGCGGCGGGAGCTGCCAGTGCCATGTGAACCTGATTCCCGTCAACCCCATCCGGGAACGGGGCTGGAAAAGACCGGAGCGGAGAAGCGTCGAGGCATTCCGGCAGCTGCTGTGCAGGAATGGGATCAATGCGACGATACGAAGAGAGATGGGCTCGGATATTTCCGGCGCCTGCGGACAGCTGCGGCGGGATTATCTCAGGGAGGAGACAGCAGAGCGCTGA
- a CDS encoding Stp1/IreP family PP2C-type Ser/Thr phosphatase — protein MEFFAKTDKGRKRRMNQDFVFATDQPLGSLPNLFLLADGMGGHRAGDYASRFLVEQLRTELSETAELPLVRLLEKKIGRVNEALYRLSMENESLRGMGSTLVCAVIEDRTMTIANIGDSRAYLIHDGRIRQITRDHSFVEEMVGRGMMRRGSEEYQHSKNIITRAVGIEETVEADFFELELTEGDFVLLCSDGLSNMVDNESMLSIALDSAPVRSKTQALIDMANINGGRDNIGVILIDPLGEETAV, from the coding sequence ATGGAATTCTTTGCGAAAACAGATAAGGGGAGGAAGCGGCGAATGAATCAGGATTTCGTCTTCGCGACGGATCAGCCGCTCGGATCGCTTCCGAATCTTTTCCTGCTGGCAGACGGCATGGGAGGACACAGGGCGGGGGACTATGCCTCCCGCTTTCTGGTGGAGCAGCTCCGCACAGAGCTTTCAGAGACCGCAGAGCTGCCGCTGGTGCGTCTCCTCGAGAAGAAGATCGGACGCGTGAACGAGGCGCTTTATCGCCTTTCTATGGAGAATGAGAGTCTGCGCGGTATGGGCAGCACCCTTGTCTGCGCCGTCATAGAGGACAGGACGATGACGATTGCCAATATCGGCGATTCCAGGGCGTATCTGATCCACGACGGCAGGATACGGCAGATTACCCGCGATCACAGCTTCGTGGAGGAGATGGTCGGCAGGGGGATGATGCGGAGAGGCTCCGAGGAGTATCAGCATTCGAAGAACATTATTACCCGCGCCGTCGGCATCGAAGAGACGGTGGAGGCGGACTTCTTCGAGCTGGAGCTCACGGAGGGGGACTTCGTCCTGCTCTGCTCCGACGGGCTCAGCAATATGGTAGACAATGAGAGCATGCTTAGTATCGCATTGGACAGTGCCCCCGTCCGGAGCAAGACACAGGCGCTGATCGATATGGCGAATATCAATGGCGGCAGGGACAACATCGGTGTGATCCTGATCGATCCCCTCGGAGAGGAGACTGCGGTATGA
- the pknB gene encoding Stk1 family PASTA domain-containing Ser/Thr kinase, translating to MKLENGMLLNERYLIESVIGQGGMSYVYRAEDQRMRRPVAIKLLKEEYCEDEEFIRKFQNEAQAAAKLNHPNIVAAYDVIDDDAAKLHYIVMELVEGITLKNYIQRKSRLNNRETIGIALQVIDGIEQAHKMGIVHRDIKPQNMIVSTDGVVKVADFGIARAATQQTVNATVMGSVHYISPEQARSGASDERSDIYSFGCTLYEMLTGRVPYDGDTSVSVMFSHLEDPVPRVSELVAEVYPALDLAVYKCMLKNPELRYQHIGELGEDLQRALEQPDGSFIEIPETTEDMRLSAAGRSDRANGKGSGQRETAEDGNQDVRGKMNMLYRGIAAACVGMIVLLLLFLVFQLFRILHSASQRETTAAQESMAESLTEPVNITISALETRLPNIIGKTVEEASVYLGDYGLRLRREGSEFSDSYPEGQIVSYPDGNYASGDTVPVTVSRGPLTLSFYDPAAPENLDMLHNMRFSELRKELEDRNIPFRYSMEFSDEVREGNVISTNKPDTGGAEELQIIVSQGSAKDRAVTPRLIGYSVEEAEALLQDASLQLGELRYAPSADMEYGIILGQSYEEGTILNKGTTVDITVSSGTGSAPQESRQSTRSYWYGSLNRTVKLGTGGPGIEGKMLVSIRLRQDINGESIYTSLQSARSYSLGTELQVVYSRIKGAEGIPTGTVEIVDAENDSILASYEVEFAP from the coding sequence ATGAAGCTGGAGAACGGAATGCTACTGAACGAGCGATACCTGATCGAATCAGTGATCGGACAGGGCGGCATGAGCTATGTCTACCGCGCCGAGGATCAGCGGATGCGCCGCCCGGTCGCCATCAAGCTGCTGAAGGAGGAGTACTGCGAGGATGAGGAGTTTATCCGTAAGTTTCAGAATGAGGCGCAGGCGGCGGCGAAGCTGAACCACCCGAATATCGTCGCGGCATACGACGTCATCGACGACGACGCGGCGAAGCTTCATTATATCGTGATGGAGCTCGTCGAGGGAATTACCCTGAAAAACTACATCCAGCGGAAGAGCAGGCTGAACAACCGGGAGACGATCGGCATTGCACTGCAGGTCATCGACGGGATCGAGCAGGCGCATAAAATGGGGATCGTTCATCGCGATATCAAGCCGCAGAATATGATCGTCAGCACGGACGGCGTCGTCAAGGTAGCAGACTTCGGTATTGCCCGTGCCGCGACGCAGCAGACGGTCAATGCGACGGTCATGGGATCGGTACACTATATCTCTCCGGAGCAGGCGCGCTCCGGCGCCTCGGACGAGCGCTCTGACATCTATTCCTTCGGCTGCACGCTCTATGAGATGCTGACCGGAAGGGTGCCCTATGACGGCGATACCAGCGTGTCTGTCATGTTCTCTCATCTGGAGGATCCGGTGCCGCGGGTATCCGAGCTCGTCGCCGAGGTCTATCCGGCATTGGATCTCGCTGTATACAAGTGCATGCTGAAAAATCCGGAGCTCCGTTATCAGCACATCGGAGAGCTCGGAGAGGATCTCCAGAGAGCGTTGGAGCAGCCGGACGGCAGCTTCATCGAGATTCCGGAGACGACGGAGGACATGCGGCTTTCCGCCGCCGGGAGATCGGACAGGGCGAACGGGAAGGGAAGCGGACAGAGGGAGACAGCAGAGGACGGGAATCAGGATGTCCGAGGCAAAATGAATATGCTCTACCGCGGGATCGCGGCTGCCTGTGTAGGGATGATCGTCCTGCTGCTGCTCTTTCTCGTCTTCCAGCTCTTTCGTATTCTGCATTCCGCATCGCAGAGGGAGACGACGGCGGCACAGGAAAGCATGGCGGAGAGCCTCACGGAGCCGGTGAATATCACGATCTCGGCACTGGAGACCCGTCTCCCGAACATCATCGGGAAGACAGTGGAGGAGGCGAGCGTTTATCTCGGAGACTACGGGCTGCGTCTCCGAAGAGAGGGCTCGGAGTTTTCGGACAGTTACCCGGAGGGACAGATTGTCAGCTATCCGGATGGAAACTATGCTTCCGGAGATACGGTGCCGGTAACGGTTTCCAGAGGACCTCTGACGCTTAGCTTCTACGATCCTGCAGCACCGGAGAATCTGGACATGCTGCATAATATGCGCTTTTCAGAGCTTCGAAAGGAGCTGGAGGACAGAAACATCCCGTTTCGCTACAGCATGGAGTTTTCGGATGAGGTCAGGGAGGGCAATGTGATCTCGACCAACAAGCCGGATACGGGCGGTGCGGAGGAGCTGCAGATCATCGTCAGCCAGGGCTCTGCCAAGGATCGGGCGGTGACACCGAGACTGATCGGATATTCGGTGGAGGAGGCAGAGGCGCTCCTGCAGGACGCCTCCCTGCAGCTCGGAGAGCTGCGCTATGCCCCGAGTGCGGATATGGAATACGGCATCATCCTCGGACAGAGCTATGAGGAGGGGACAATCCTGAACAAGGGCACGACGGTGGATATCACTGTCAGCTCCGGCACGGGGAGCGCGCCGCAGGAGAGCCGGCAGAGTACGCGGAGCTACTGGTACGGCAGCCTCAACCGGACGGTGAAGCTCGGGACAGGCGGTCCCGGAATCGAGGGGAAAATGCTGGTTTCCATCCGGCTTCGGCAGGATATCAACGGGGAAAGCATCTATACCAGCCTGCAAAGCGCCAGAAGCTACAGCCTCGGCACGGAGCTGCAGGTGGTATACTCGCGCATCAAGGGCGCGGAGGGGATCCCGACCGGAACCGTCGAGATCGTGGATGCGGAGAATGACAGCATTCTCGCATCCTATGAGGTGGAATTTGCACCATAA
- the rsgA gene encoding ribosome small subunit-dependent GTPase A, which translates to MNLKGKIFKGIGGFYYVHTREGDYECRAKGSFRNRREKPLVGDLVELTPVEDSEKERTGNVVRILPRKNELIRPEVSNVDQAVVIFSLRNPAPSLNVLDRFLINMERREIPTVIFFNKSDLCESEEDSCYAAHLREIYERAGYPVLVLNTREEHFREEVLRILRGKTTVLSGPSGVGKSSITNWIHPMAQMETGELSRRIARGKNTTRHTEFFYLDDETYVLDTPGFTSLFVTEVPSERLMYYYPEFEPYRTRCRYHTCVHIGEGRAVCAVKRAVEEGGISEERYQSYRQLYLELRDMERY; encoded by the coding sequence ATGAATTTAAAGGGAAAGATTTTCAAGGGCATCGGGGGCTTCTACTATGTGCATACGAGGGAGGGAGACTACGAGTGCCGCGCGAAGGGGAGCTTCCGGAACCGGAGGGAGAAGCCGCTGGTGGGAGACCTCGTAGAGCTCACACCGGTGGAGGATTCGGAAAAGGAGCGGACGGGGAATGTTGTCCGCATCCTGCCGCGGAAAAACGAGCTGATTCGGCCGGAGGTCAGCAATGTCGATCAGGCGGTCGTGATCTTTTCGCTGCGGAACCCTGCTCCCAGCCTGAACGTGCTGGATCGTTTCCTGATCAATATGGAGCGGCGGGAGATCCCGACGGTTATCTTCTTCAATAAGAGCGACCTTTGTGAAAGTGAGGAGGACAGCTGCTACGCTGCACATCTTCGGGAAATCTATGAGAGAGCGGGCTATCCGGTGCTCGTGCTGAACACGAGGGAGGAGCACTTCCGGGAGGAGGTTCTCCGCATACTCAGGGGGAAGACGACAGTGCTCTCCGGTCCCTCCGGTGTGGGGAAGTCCAGCATTACCAACTGGATCCATCCGATGGCGCAGATGGAGACGGGGGAGCTTTCCCGTCGGATCGCGCGGGGGAAGAACACGACGCGCCATACGGAGTTCTTCTATCTGGACGATGAAACCTATGTGCTGGATACGCCGGGCTTCACCTCTCTATTCGTGACGGAGGTTCCCTCGGAGCGGCTGATGTACTATTACCCGGAGTTCGAGCCGTACCGTACGAGGTGCCGCTACCATACCTGTGTACACATCGGGGAGGGCAGGGCGGTCTGCGCCGTGAAGCGCGCAGTAGAGGAGGGCGGGATTTCGGAGGAACGCTACCAGAGCTACCGGCAGCTCTATCTGGAGCTTCGGGACATGGAACGCTATTAA
- the rpe gene encoding ribulose-phosphate 3-epimerase — translation MNYVLAPSILAADFGALREALRIAEEAGADCFHFDVMDGCFVPNISFGPALISTLRGASEAFFDVHMMVEQPERYLADIREAGADRITIHAEATRHLDRALNQIRELGASAGVALNPATPVSVIEQILPLVDMVLIMSVNPGFGGQKLIPYTLDKLRALSALRDRLGLPLNLGIDGGVAEGNLPEIVDSGANFIVAGSSVFRPQDKIGENVRGLLSILEKAGK, via the coding sequence ATGAACTATGTCTTAGCGCCGTCTATTCTGGCGGCAGACTTCGGCGCGCTTCGGGAGGCGCTTCGGATTGCAGAGGAGGCGGGAGCAGACTGCTTCCATTTTGACGTCATGGATGGCTGTTTCGTCCCCAATATTTCCTTCGGTCCCGCGCTGATCTCCACGCTCCGCGGCGCTTCGGAGGCATTCTTCGACGTACACATGATGGTGGAGCAGCCGGAGCGCTACCTCGCGGATATAAGGGAGGCGGGAGCGGATCGGATCACGATCCATGCGGAGGCGACGCGGCATCTGGATCGTGCGCTCAATCAGATCCGGGAGCTGGGCGCTTCGGCAGGGGTGGCGCTGAACCCTGCGACCCCGGTTTCTGTGATAGAACAGATTCTCCCGCTTGTCGATATGGTGCTGATTATGTCCGTGAATCCGGGCTTCGGCGGGCAGAAGCTGATCCCCTATACACTGGACAAGCTTCGCGCGCTGTCGGCGCTTCGGGACAGGCTGGGGCTCCCTCTCAATCTCGGAATCGACGGCGGCGTGGCAGAGGGAAACCTGCCGGAGATCGTCGATAGCGGCGCGAACTTTATCGTTGCCGGCTCCAGCGTCTTTCGCCCGCAGGATAAAATCGGGGAAAACGTCCGCGGACTGCTATCCATACTTGAAAAAGCGGGGAAATGA